The following coding sequences lie in one Rutidosis leptorrhynchoides isolate AG116_Rl617_1_P2 chromosome 4, CSIRO_AGI_Rlap_v1, whole genome shotgun sequence genomic window:
- the LOC139843412 gene encoding pre-mRNA-processing factor 19-like, protein MICSISGEVPEVPVVSKSSGLLFEKRLIERHILDYGKCPVTGEALTMEDLVPIKTGKVVKPRPVQAASIPGMLGMFQNEWDALVLSAFASEQQLHTTRQELSHCLYQHDSACRVIARLKKELDEARTLLAHLERQAPMPASTAMTVDASTLSNGKRAADDNELGPDGKKIRPGISASIITELTDCNAALSQQRKKRQVPPTLAPLDAIVRYTQLNSYPLHKTNKAGILSIDIHQSKDIIATGGVDTNAVVFNRSSGEILSTLSGHSKKVTSVKFVADGELVVTGSADKTVRVWQASENGNYDCRNVLKDHTAEVQAVTVHATNNYFVTASLDNSWCFYELSSGLCLAQVEDSSSSNGYTSAAFHPDGLILGTGTSGSIVKIWDVKSQANVATFDGHVGAVTAISFSENGYFLATAAQDGVKLWDLRKLRNFRTFSAYDENTPTQSVEFDHSGSYLAVGGSDIRVYQVASVKSEWNCIKTIPDLSGTGKVNSVRFGPDAKYLAVGSMDRNLRLFGLPEEDGAMES, encoded by the exons ATGATTTGCTCAA TTTCCGGCGAGGTACCGGAAGTACCTGTTGTTTCTAAATCATCCGGTCTACTTTTCGAGAAGCGATTGATTGAACGACACATTCTG GATTATGGAAAGTGTCCTGTTACTGGCGAAGCTTTAACAATGGAGGACCTTGTTCCAATTAAAACTGGCAAG GTGGTGAAGCCTAGACCAGTGCAGGCTGCAAGTATTCCCGGGATGCTTGGAATGTTTCAGAAT GAATGGGATGCCTTGGTGCTATCAGCTTTTGCATCAGAGCAACAACTGCATACAACAAGGCAAGAGCTTAGTCATTGTTTATACCAG CATGATTCGGCGTGCCGTGTAATTGCAAGATTAAAGAAAGAACTTGACGAAGCCAGGACATTGCTGGCACATTTAGAAAGGCAGGCACCAATGCCAGCATCAACAGCTATGACAGTAGATGCTTCTACTTTAAGCAACGGGAAGAGAG CTGCCGATGATAATGAGTTGGGTCCAGATGGTAAGAAAATCCGCCCAGGAATATCAGCAAGTATAATTACCGAATTAACGGACTGCAATGCTGCACTTTCACAACAAAGGAAGAAAAGACAG gTTCCTCCCACATTGGCCCCCTTGGATGCTATTGTAAGGTATACTCAGCTCAACAGTTATCCTCTGCACAAAACCAATAAAGCCGGGATTTTGTCAATTGATATACATCAATCTAAG GATATTATTGCCACTGGTGGAGTAGATACAAATGCTGTAGTATTTAATCGATCATCAGGAGAGATCTTATCTACACTCAGTGGTCACTCCAAGAAG GTAACCAGTGTCAAATTTGTTGCCGATGGAGAGTTGGTTGTTACTGGTTCAGCTGATAAG ACAGTTCGTGTGTGGCAAGCGTCTGAAAATGGAAATTATGATTGCAGGAACGTCCTAAAAGATCATACAGCCGAG GTGCAAGCTGTTACGGTCCATGCTACAAATAACTACTTTGTGACAGCTTCTCTTGACAACTCATGGTGCTTCTATGAGCTTTCATCCGGCTTATGCCTGGCACAG GTTGAAGATTCATCTTCATCCAATGGATATACATCTGCAGCGTTCCATCCTGATGGGCTCATTCTCGGAACAGGCACCTCTGGATCCATTGTTAAAATCTGGGATGTAAAAAGTCAG GCAAATGTTGCAACATTTGATGGACATGTTGGGGCGGTGACTGCAATATCCTTTTCGGAGAATGGTTACTTCCTTGCT ACTGCTGCTCAAGATGGTGTTAAGCTGTGGGATCTACGTAAATTGAGAAACTTTAGGACTTTCTCAGCGTATGATGAGAACACCCCGACACAATCTG TGGAATTCGATCATAGTGGAAGTTACCTTGCAGTAGGAGGTTCAGACATAAG AGTTTATCAAGTTGCTAGCGTGAAGTCTGAATGGAACTGCATTAAAACGATTCCCGATTTATCTGGCACAG GTAAGGTAAACTCTGTACGATTTGGTCCTGATGCAAAATACCTAGCAGTTGGATCAATGGATCGAAACCTACGCTTGTTTGGCTTGCCTGAAGAGGATGGTGCAATGGAATCTTGA